In Skermanella sp. TT6, one genomic interval encodes:
- a CDS encoding glycosyltransferase: protein MRIAVVIPIFNDWDSFVILVRELDRVLAGANASVEVLPVDDGSTDPVPSASNPVGGLRAIERVELVRLACNLGHQRAIATALAEIHRRGTFDVVCVMDGDGEDRPQDLLRLMREHHRHPDHVIVARRCERSEGLVFRTFYSLYKAAFAAITGRRIDFGNFCLIPASALERIVHLPDAWNHLAAALIKSRLLIRREDLPRGTRYAGRSKMNLVSLVTHGLSAVSAFSEAAFVRMLLLSLLLAVGCAAGLVTVMLVRLLTDLAVPGWTSTVSGILLILLSQTVMFSVVAVFLNLSGRSARSTIPATDALRFIRDCTTLARR from the coding sequence ATGCGCATCGCGGTTGTCATTCCGATCTTCAACGACTGGGACTCGTTCGTCATCCTGGTGCGGGAACTGGACCGTGTCCTGGCCGGAGCCAACGCCTCGGTCGAGGTGCTGCCGGTGGACGACGGCTCTACCGATCCGGTACCGTCCGCGTCCAACCCGGTCGGCGGCCTGCGCGCCATAGAGCGCGTCGAGCTGGTTCGCCTGGCGTGCAATCTCGGGCACCAGCGGGCCATCGCCACCGCCCTGGCCGAGATCCACCGGCGCGGCACCTTCGACGTCGTGTGCGTGATGGACGGGGACGGCGAGGACCGGCCGCAGGATCTGCTCCGCCTGATGCGCGAGCACCATCGCCATCCCGACCATGTGATCGTTGCCCGCCGGTGCGAAAGATCCGAGGGGCTGGTCTTCCGAACCTTCTATTCGCTCTACAAGGCGGCCTTCGCCGCGATCACCGGCAGGCGCATCGATTTCGGCAATTTCTGCCTGATCCCGGCCAGCGCGCTCGAACGGATCGTCCATCTTCCCGACGCCTGGAACCACCTGGCCGCCGCCCTGATCAAGTCCCGCCTGCTGATCCGCAGGGAGGACCTGCCCCGCGGGACCCGCTACGCCGGCCGCTCCAAGATGAACCTGGTCTCGCTGGTGACCCATGGGTTGAGCGCGGTTTCGGCCTTCAGCGAGGCCGCGTTCGTCAGGATGCTCCTGCTGTCCCTGCTGCTGGCCGTGGGTTGCGCCGCGGGTCTGGTGACCGTGATGCTGGTCCGCCTGCTGACGGACCTGGCGGTCCCGGGCTGGACATCCACCGTGTCGGGCATCCTGCTGATCCTGCTGTCCCAGACGGTGATGTTCTCCGTGGTCGCGGTCTTCCTGAACCTCAGCGGCCGGTCCGCCCGCAGCACGATCCCGGCGACGGACGCCTTGCGGTTCATCCGGGACTGCACCACCCTTGCCAGACGATGA
- a CDS encoding methylglyoxal synthase produces MEASKRIALVAHDSMKEELLAWVRHNAGTLEAHRFWSTGTTGSRIKEACPELEVTALKSGPLGGDQQVGAMIADGGLDILLFFTDALSPHPHDADVQALTRLSTLYNVALATNRTTADFLITSPFFGKSFQPTGGGDGTPAHPDARG; encoded by the coding sequence ATGGAAGCCTCGAAACGGATCGCCCTGGTCGCCCACGACTCCATGAAGGAGGAACTCCTCGCCTGGGTCCGGCACAATGCCGGCACCCTCGAGGCCCACCGGTTCTGGTCCACCGGGACGACCGGGTCCAGGATCAAGGAGGCGTGCCCCGAGCTCGAGGTCACCGCCCTGAAGTCCGGCCCGCTCGGCGGGGACCAGCAGGTCGGCGCCATGATCGCCGACGGCGGCCTCGACATCCTGCTGTTCTTCACCGACGCCCTGTCGCCTCACCCCCACGACGCCGACGTCCAGGCGCTGACCCGCCTGTCCACGCTCTACAACGTCGCCCTGGCGACCAACCGGACGACGGCCGATTTCCTGATCACCTCGCCGTTCTTCGGAAAGTCTTTCCAGCCCACCGGCGGCGGGGACGGGACGCCCGCCCATCCGGACGCGCGGGGCTGA
- a CDS encoding ribonuclease activity regulator RraA: MTTLKPETREKLKTVSTATLATALFKRGLRNQVIQDVRPLNPANAPMVGEAYTLRYIPAREDLNPISVFQDRGHPQRKAVEECPEGAVLVIDSRKDPRAASAGSILVSRLMKRGVAGIVTDGGFRDSPDIAALDFPAYHKRPSAPTNLTLHQAIDIDVPIGCGDAPVFPRDVIVGDAEGVIVIPAGMADEIADEAVEMTAFEDFVAEQVMAGRSILGLYPATEEENRTQFAHWRRANGR; encoded by the coding sequence ATGACCACCCTCAAGCCGGAAACGCGCGAGAAGCTGAAGACCGTCAGCACCGCGACCCTGGCCACCGCCCTGTTCAAGCGGGGGCTGCGCAACCAGGTTATCCAGGACGTCCGGCCGCTCAATCCCGCCAACGCGCCGATGGTGGGCGAGGCCTACACGCTCCGCTACATTCCCGCCCGCGAGGACCTGAACCCGATCAGCGTGTTCCAGGACCGCGGACATCCCCAGCGCAAGGCGGTGGAGGAGTGCCCGGAAGGCGCCGTCCTGGTGATCGACAGCCGCAAGGATCCCCGGGCGGCGTCCGCCGGGTCGATCCTGGTCTCCCGGCTGATGAAGCGCGGCGTCGCCGGCATCGTCACCGATGGCGGCTTCCGGGACTCGCCGGACATCGCGGCGCTGGATTTTCCGGCCTATCACAAGCGCCCGTCGGCCCCGACCAACCTGACCCTGCACCAGGCGATCGACATCGACGTGCCGATCGGCTGCGGCGATGCGCCGGTCTTTCCCCGCGATGTGATCGTCGGCGATGCCGAAGGCGTGATCGTCATTCCGGCCGGCATGGCCGACGAGATCGCCGACGAAGCCGTGGAGATGACGGCGTTCGAGGATTTCGTCGCCGAGCAGGTCATGGCGGGACGCTCGATCCTCGGCCTCTATCCCGCGACCGAGGAGGAGAACCGCACGCAGTTCGCCCACTGGCGCAGGGCCAACGGCCGCTGA
- a CDS encoding aldolase/citrate lyase family protein encodes MDMPINSFKKAITEGRQQIGLWSSLSSHISVEILAGSGFDWLLIDTEHAPNDLPMVYSQLQAAVGGTAHPIVRPPWNDMVTIKRYLDAGVQTFLIPYVQNAEEARQAVASTRYPPDGVRGFASASRASRFGRVKDYYARAAEETCVLVQVETREALGHLEEIAAVPGVDGVFIGPGDLSSDMGYLGQPGHPDVTAAIEDAIDRIKACGKAPGILTGDEALARRFIERGCLFTAVGSDVGLLARTSEQLAARFRNPA; translated from the coding sequence ATGGACATGCCCATCAACAGCTTCAAGAAGGCGATCACGGAAGGCCGCCAGCAGATCGGCCTGTGGTCGAGCCTGTCCAGCCACATCTCCGTCGAGATCCTGGCCGGATCGGGGTTCGACTGGCTGCTGATCGACACGGAGCACGCGCCCAACGACCTGCCCATGGTCTACAGCCAGCTCCAGGCGGCGGTGGGCGGGACGGCGCACCCGATCGTCCGTCCGCCGTGGAACGACATGGTGACGATCAAGCGCTACCTGGACGCCGGGGTGCAGACCTTCCTGATCCCCTATGTCCAGAACGCCGAGGAGGCCCGGCAGGCGGTCGCCTCGACCCGCTATCCGCCGGACGGGGTCCGCGGGTTCGCCTCCGCCTCGCGGGCGTCGCGGTTCGGCCGCGTCAAGGACTACTACGCCCGCGCCGCGGAGGAGACCTGCGTGCTGGTGCAGGTCGAGACCCGCGAAGCCCTGGGCCACCTGGAGGAGATCGCCGCCGTTCCGGGAGTCGACGGCGTGTTCATCGGCCCCGGCGACCTGTCCTCGGACATGGGCTACCTGGGCCAGCCCGGCCACCCCGACGTGACCGCAGCCATCGAGGACGCGATCGACCGGATCAAGGCGTGCGGCAAGGCTCCCGGCATCCTGACCGGCGACGAGGCCCTGGCCCGCCGCTTCATCGAGCGCGGCTGCCTGTTCACGGCGGTCGGCTCCGACGTGGGCCTGCTGGCCCGCACCTCCGAACAGCTTGCCGCCCGGTTCAGGAATCCCGCCTGA
- the araD gene encoding L-arabinonate dehydratase: MSGKKPEELRSHRWYGVKDLRSFGHRSRTAQMGYDRSDYAGKPVIAIINTWSDINPCHTHFKQRVEEVKRGVWQAGGFPVEMPAMSLSEPFQKPTTMLYRNFLAMETEELLRSYPADGCVLMGGCDKTTPALLMGAFSMDLPTIFMPAGPMLRGDWGGVVLGSGSDSWKYWAELRAGNITEDDWQGVEQGIARSAGHCMTMGTASTLTGATEALGFTLPGASSIPAPDSRHAAMATLTGKRIVDMVWDDLKPSDIVTPRSIDNAVTTVLALGGSTNAVVHLIAMARRAGVELTLERFDELARRTPLLADIRPSGKHLMEDFYYAGGLRAMLARLGDLIHRDCLTVNGLALGANIEGFKVFNDDVIRPLDNPVVASDSLAVLRGNLAPKGAVIKPPAAEPHLHRHAGKAVVFDDYNDMAARIDDPGLEVDATSVLVLRNAGPLGAPGMPEWGQLPIPRKLLQQGVRDMLRISDARMSGTSYGACVLHVAPESFVGGPLALVRDGDVIELDIPARRLELRVGEDELARRRAAWKAPAPRFERGYGAMFSQFVSQADEGCDFKFLETGASTAPAGEPEIH, encoded by the coding sequence ATGTCTGGCAAGAAACCAGAGGAGCTTCGCAGTCATCGCTGGTACGGGGTCAAGGACCTGCGGTCGTTCGGCCACCGGTCGCGCACGGCCCAGATGGGCTACGACCGCTCCGACTATGCCGGCAAGCCGGTGATCGCCATCATCAACACCTGGAGCGACATCAACCCCTGCCACACCCACTTCAAGCAGCGGGTCGAGGAGGTCAAGCGCGGCGTCTGGCAGGCGGGCGGCTTCCCGGTCGAGATGCCGGCCATGTCCCTGTCGGAGCCGTTCCAGAAGCCGACCACGATGCTCTACCGCAACTTCCTGGCCATGGAGACCGAGGAGCTGCTGCGCTCGTACCCGGCGGACGGCTGCGTCCTGATGGGCGGCTGCGACAAGACCACGCCGGCGCTGCTGATGGGCGCCTTCTCCATGGACCTGCCGACCATCTTCATGCCGGCCGGCCCGATGCTGCGCGGCGACTGGGGCGGCGTGGTGCTCGGCTCGGGCAGCGACAGCTGGAAATACTGGGCCGAACTGCGCGCCGGCAACATCACCGAGGACGACTGGCAGGGCGTCGAGCAGGGCATCGCCCGCTCCGCCGGCCACTGCATGACCATGGGCACCGCCTCGACCCTGACCGGCGCCACCGAGGCCCTGGGCTTCACGCTGCCGGGCGCGTCGTCGATCCCGGCGCCGGACTCGCGCCACGCCGCGATGGCGACGCTGACCGGCAAGCGCATCGTCGACATGGTTTGGGACGACCTGAAGCCGTCGGACATCGTCACGCCGCGATCCATCGACAACGCGGTCACCACCGTGCTGGCGCTGGGCGGCTCGACCAACGCCGTGGTCCACCTGATCGCCATGGCCCGCCGGGCCGGCGTGGAGCTGACGCTGGAGCGGTTCGACGAGCTGGCGCGCAGGACGCCGCTGCTGGCCGACATCCGCCCGTCCGGCAAACACCTGATGGAGGACTTCTACTATGCCGGCGGACTGCGCGCGATGCTGGCGCGGCTGGGCGACCTGATCCACCGGGACTGCCTGACCGTCAACGGCCTGGCGCTCGGCGCCAACATCGAGGGCTTCAAGGTCTTCAACGACGACGTGATCCGGCCGCTCGACAATCCGGTGGTCGCATCGGACAGCCTGGCGGTGCTGCGCGGCAACCTGGCGCCCAAGGGCGCCGTGATCAAGCCGCCCGCCGCCGAGCCCCACCTGCACCGCCACGCCGGCAAGGCCGTGGTGTTCGACGACTACAACGACATGGCGGCCCGGATCGACGATCCCGGCCTGGAGGTGGACGCGACCTCGGTGCTGGTGCTGCGCAACGCCGGCCCGCTGGGGGCACCCGGCATGCCGGAATGGGGTCAGCTGCCGATCCCGAGGAAGCTGCTCCAGCAGGGCGTGCGGGACATGCTCAGGATCTCCGACGCCCGCATGAGCGGCACCAGCTACGGCGCCTGCGTGCTGCACGTGGCGCCGGAATCCTTCGTGGGCGGCCCGCTGGCCCTGGTCCGGGACGGCGACGTGATCGAGCTGGACATTCCCGCCCGCCGGCTGGAGCTGCGGGTCGGCGAGGACGAGCTTGCCCGCCGGCGCGCGGCGTGGAAGGCTCCCGCCCCCCGGTTCGAGCGCGGCTACGGCGCGATGTTCTCGCAGTTCGTCAGCCAGGCCGACGAGGGCTGCGACTTCAAGTTCCTGGAGACGGGAGCCTCGACCGCCCCCGCGGGAGAGCCGGAAATCCACTGA
- a CDS encoding LacI family DNA-binding transcriptional regulator, translated as MARSAPAPSRRKTADGKSAAERPGGRASSRSSGSVTLSDVAKLAGVSPITVSRVLNRPELVTQNTIDVVREAIARTGYVPNLLAGGLASKRSRLVAAIVPTIASSMFAETVEALTDKLGESGYQVLLGLSGYPAIREDGLLDAILGRRPDGILLTGIMHSPATRQRLLAAGIPVVEIWDYTPTPIDTLVGFSHEKAGDAVARHLLGKGRRRLAVVGADDDRAILRRNGFRAALAGQGITDVPAVTVPAPGTLRTGRDGMARLLDGGARPDAVFCSSDIVAQGVLAEAQSRGISVPGDLAVMGFGDLDFAAYTFPALSTVRIDRRAMGRIAAETMLARMEDRGDIERVIDIGFEVIERAST; from the coding sequence GTGGCCCGTTCCGCCCCCGCGCCGTCCCGCCGAAAAACTGCCGACGGCAAATCCGCAGCGGAGCGGCCGGGCGGCCGCGCCTCCAGCCGGTCGTCCGGCAGCGTGACGCTGAGCGACGTGGCCAAGCTCGCCGGCGTGTCGCCGATCACGGTGTCGCGCGTGCTCAACCGGCCGGAACTGGTGACCCAGAATACCATCGACGTCGTGCGCGAGGCCATCGCGCGGACCGGCTACGTTCCCAACCTGCTCGCCGGGGGGCTTGCCTCGAAGCGCAGCCGCCTGGTCGCCGCGATCGTCCCGACCATCGCGAGCTCGATGTTCGCCGAAACCGTGGAGGCGCTGACCGACAAGCTGGGCGAGTCCGGGTATCAGGTGCTGCTCGGCCTTTCGGGCTATCCGGCGATCCGTGAGGACGGCCTGCTGGACGCGATCCTGGGTCGCCGGCCCGACGGCATCCTGCTGACCGGCATCATGCATTCGCCCGCGACCCGGCAGCGCCTGCTCGCCGCCGGGATCCCGGTGGTGGAGATCTGGGACTACACGCCCACGCCGATCGACACCCTGGTCGGGTTCTCCCACGAGAAGGCGGGGGACGCGGTCGCCCGTCATCTCCTGGGCAAAGGCCGCCGACGACTGGCCGTGGTCGGCGCGGACGACGACCGGGCGATCCTGCGGCGGAACGGTTTCCGCGCGGCCCTGGCCGGGCAGGGCATCACCGACGTGCCCGCTGTCACCGTCCCGGCCCCGGGCACCCTGCGGACGGGCCGCGACGGCATGGCGCGGCTGCTGGACGGCGGCGCCCGTCCGGACGCGGTCTTCTGCAGTTCCGACATCGTTGCGCAGGGCGTACTGGCCGAGGCCCAGTCGCGCGGGATTTCGGTTCCCGGCGACTTGGCGGTCATGGGCTTCGGCGATCTCGACTTCGCAGCCTATACTTTCCCAGCGCTGTCGACCGTGCGGATCGACCGGCGGGCCATGGGGCGGATCGCCGCCGAAACCATGCTGGCCCGCATGGAGGACCGGGGCGACATCGAGCGCGTGATCGACATCGGCTTCGAGGTGATCGAGCGCGCCAGCACCTGA
- a CDS encoding FadR/GntR family transcriptional regulator encodes MAIVARAGARKTLSAQVVEALRRQIEEGDYAPGDKLPAEPVLVERFGFSRTVIREAIAALRADGLVESRHGAGVFVLGSRRTLESPELFTQATDKISDIIEELELRIGIEVEAAGLAALRSSPAQEAEIQSQLEIFGDLVERGLPTDQADFDFHMAIARATNNGRFKAFLEHVGRRIIPRVKFRSVMGGVDPLPSRDRILFAEHTEVAEAIWARDPERAREAMRRHLLGGIKRYRALTRPKPPPGEPGKA; translated from the coding sequence ATGGCGATCGTCGCACGAGCCGGGGCCCGCAAGACCCTGAGCGCCCAGGTGGTCGAGGCGCTGCGGCGCCAGATCGAGGAGGGCGACTACGCGCCGGGGGACAAGCTGCCGGCCGAGCCGGTGCTGGTCGAGCGCTTCGGATTCAGCCGGACGGTCATCCGCGAGGCCATCGCGGCGCTCCGGGCCGACGGCCTGGTCGAATCGCGCCACGGCGCCGGCGTCTTCGTGCTCGGGTCCCGGCGGACCCTGGAAAGCCCGGAGCTGTTCACCCAGGCGACCGACAAGATCTCCGACATCATCGAGGAGCTGGAGCTCCGCATCGGCATCGAGGTCGAGGCGGCGGGCCTCGCAGCCCTGCGCAGCTCGCCCGCCCAGGAGGCGGAGATCCAATCCCAGCTCGAGATCTTCGGCGACCTGGTCGAGCGCGGGCTGCCGACCGACCAGGCCGATTTCGACTTCCACATGGCGATCGCGCGGGCGACCAACAACGGCCGGTTCAAGGCCTTCCTGGAGCATGTCGGCCGCCGGATCATCCCGCGGGTGAAGTTCCGCAGCGTCATGGGCGGGGTCGATCCGCTGCCGAGCCGGGACAGGATCCTGTTCGCGGAGCACACCGAGGTGGCGGAAGCGATCTGGGCGCGCGATCCCGAGCGCGCGCGGGAGGCGATGCGCCGGCACCTGCTCGGCGGCATCAAGCGCTACCGGGCCCTGACCCGCCCGAAGCCACCGCCGGGCGAGCCCGGTAAAGCTTGA